In Apium graveolens cultivar Ventura chromosome 10, ASM990537v1, whole genome shotgun sequence, the following are encoded in one genomic region:
- the LOC141690618 gene encoding uncharacterized protein LOC141690618, which produces MRAGFIFSIWVLICKLGSYLPSGLSYASWARLSTHEVGSDDSTRGGLRCPYVRWAEVSTREWTVELGQFEVDYKPRTAIKGQALADFLLEFPPHQEVEPGALIVIPRTEEVGLERQNSAPLWSLFVDGASNCDGAGAGIELISPEAHKIRRVTHLAFHATNNDAEYEALINGLKLALEMKVENLNVFSDSMIVVYQINGGYQAKEPRTELYLKCAQRIIARFNEMRLELIPRGQNEGADKLAKLGSRRKSTLLGTVPLDI; this is translated from the exons atgcGAGCTGGGTTCATATTTTCCATCTGGGTTCTCATATGTAAGCTGGGCTCATATTTGCCATctgggctctcatatgcgagctgGGCTCGGTTGTCCACACACGAGGTGGGCTCAGATGATAGCACGCGAGGTGGGCTTAGGTGTCCATACGTGAGGTGGGCTGAGGTGTCCACACGGGAG TGGACGGTTGAGCTCGGCCAATtcgaggtggattataagccaagGACTGCGATCAAAGGCCAAGCGCTGGCCGATTTTTTGCTAGAATTTCCTCCACATCAAGAGGTGGAGCCGGGAGCCCTTATTGTTATACCTAGAACAGAAGAAGTTGGACTGGAGAGACAAAATAGTGCCCCATTGTGGAGCCTATTTGTGGATGGAGCCTCTAACTGTGATGGAGCAGGAGCTGGAATTGAGCTAATCAGCCCAGAGGCACACAAGATCAGACGTGTGACCCATCTGGCCTTTCATGCAACCAACAATGATGCCGAGTATGAGGCCCTGATCAACGGTCTCAAGCTAGCTTTGGAAATGAAGGTCGAGAATTTGAATGTGTTTAGTGACTCCATGATTGTGGTCTATCAAATAAACGGGGGGTATCAAGCTAAGGAGCCGAGAACAGAGCTTTACCTGAAGTGCGCACAGAGGATAATCGCGAGGTTCAACGAGATGAGGCTGGAACTAATCCCGCGAGGGCAGAATGAAGGCGCGGACAAGCTAGCTAAGCTCGGCTCACGCCGCAAGAGCACTTTGCTAGGGACCGTGCCCCTTGATATATAG
- the LOC141693344 gene encoding uncharacterized protein LOC141693344, with protein MVEEGEIDGLVEHQSPEELLLSVKDLVPVAIEKAREIKVFLTRWKTIISKLELVPSHLSDLSSHPCFSKNKLCNEQLQAVQKTLNEVIELAEICVKGINRGKLQMQSDLDALSGKLDLNLRDCGLLIKTGVLGEVAMNSTSEPEVCLTEILARLQIGHLKAKHKALDRVFEIMQEDEKNVLDVLKRSNVSALVQLLTASSPRIREKAVTLICNLAECGSYDDWLVEEGVLPPLVRVTESGSAVGKGKATISLQRLSFSLDTARLIVVHGGVPPLIKICQIGDSVSQAAASCTLKNISAVPEARQSLAEKGIIQVMINLLNCGLLSESRESAAECLQNLTSTNDNLRKCVISEGGIPSLLAYLDVPLPQEPGVGALRNLVGSASVDILTSTDLLPRLVHVLKSGSLGAQKAAASAICRVCSSTEMKKMVGEAGCISLLVKMLEAKSDSCKELAAQALSSLITLPQNCRELKRDGNSVPNLVQLLDPSPQNTAKKYAISCLVLISSSQKCKKLMISYGAIGYLKKLCEMDIPGSKKLLERLEKGKFRSLFSRK; from the coding sequence ATGGTAGAAGAAGGTGAAATTGATGGTTTGGTCGAGCATCAGTCGCCAGAAGAGTTGTTATTAAGTGTTAAAGATCTTGTACCTGTTGCAATTGAAAAAGCAAGGGAAATTAAAGTGTTTCTCACTAGATGGAAAACCATAATATCGAAGCTGGAGTTGGTCCCTTCACATTTATCTGATTTGTCAAGTCATCCATGTTTCTCAAAGAACAAGCTGTGTAATGAACAGTTACAAGCTGTTCAAAAGACACTGAATGAAGTGATTGAGTTAGCAGAAATTTGTGTAAAAGGAATTAACAGAGGAAAACTTCAGATGCAGAGTGATCTTGATGCCTTGTCGGGGAAACTGGATTTGAATTTGAGAGATTGTGGGCTTCTGATTAAAACTGGGGTTCTTGGAGAGGTGGCCATGAATTCTACATCTGAACCTGAGGTCTGTCTAACCGAGATACTTGCCAGGCTTCAGATTGGGCACTTAAAGGCGAAACATAAAGCTCTTGATAGAGTCTTTGAGATTATGCAAGAGGATGAAAAAAACGTTTTGGATGTTCTTAAACGGAGCAATGTTTCTGCTTTAGTGCAATTACTCACTGCATCTTCTCCACGTATTAGGGAAAAGGCCGTTACCTTAATCTGCAATCTTGCTGAATGTGGGAGTTATGATGACTGGCTAGTAGAAGAAGGTGTTCTACCACCTCTTGTAAGGGTTACTGAGTCTGGTAGTGCAGTAGGTAAAGGGAAAGCTACAATTTCTCTTCAAAGATTGTCGTTTTCACTAGACACAGCTCGTTTAATTGTTGTACATGGTGGAGTTCCGCCTTTGATTAAAATCTGTCAGATAGGTGATTCTGTATCACAGGCTGCCGCTTCTTGTACTTTGAAAAACATATCTGCTGTTCCAGAAGCACGGCAATCTTTAGCCGAAAAAGGAATTATTCAAGTTATGATCAATCTCCTTAATTGTGGACTCCTATCGGAAAGTAGAGAATCTGCAGctgagtgcttgcaaaatctcaCCTCAACTAATGATAATCTTCGGAAGTGTGTTATCTCAGAAGGTGGAATACCTAGTTTGTTGGCTTATCTGGATGTTCCCTTGCCTCAAGAACCGGGGGTTGGAGCATTGAGGAATTTAGTTGGTTCAGCTTCTGTTGATATATTGACATCTACAGACCTTCTTCCAAGATTGGTTCACGTGTTAAAGTCAGGATCATTAGGCGCACAAAAAGCTGCTGCTTCAGCCATATGTCGAGTTTGCAGCTCCACAGAAATGAAGAAGATGGTTGGTGAGGCTGGATGCATTTCTCTGCTAGTCAAGATGCTGGAAGCTAAATCAGACAGTTGTAAAGAGTTAGCAGCACAAGCTCTCTCAAGCTTGATTACTCTTCCACAAAACTGCAGAGAACTGAAGCGAGATGGGAATAGTGTGCCAAATTTAGTGCAATTGCTTGACCCAAGTCCACAAAACACTGCTAAGAAGTATGCCATTTCATGCCTCGTCTTGATATCTTCAAGCCAAAAGTGCAAGAAACTGATGATTTCGTATGGTGCCATAGGGTATCTCAAGAAGCTTTGCGAGATGGACATCCCAGGTTCGAAAAAGCTACTTGAACGGTTAGAAAAAGGAAAGTTTAGAAGTTTGTTCAGCAGAAAGTAG